In one window of Chelmon rostratus isolate fCheRos1 chromosome 19, fCheRos1.pri, whole genome shotgun sequence DNA:
- the tmem38b gene encoding trimeric intracellular cation channel type B, with the protein MDLFGVLQLDELSHGLANLSMFPYFDMAHYIVSVMALREQPGALEVSRASPLACWFSSMLFCFGGAVLSGIMLAEPPVAPLTNSTSVLLASIIWYLVFYCPMDLVYCCAALLPLRLVLSGMKEVTRTWKVVGGVTQAHSKYKDSLLVMIAIGWARGAGGGLISNFEQLVRGVWKPETNELLRMSYPTKITLIGAVLFALQQTHYLPLQKHHLMLIYTVFTVVNKSRMMLTGSSASPFAAVESAIYKTLFTGSSPYDVLTGEVKKACIDNGTSGTTTSTSATKESSENGAVSPVKGQSGSLKAKEESENAEATSCKKTD; encoded by the exons ATGGATCTGTTCGGGGTGCTGCAGCTGGACGAGCTGTCCCACGGACTGGCAAACTTGTCCATGTTTCCATACTTTGACATGGCGCACTACATCGTGTCAGTCATGGCTCTGAGGGAGCAGCCAG GCGCTCTTGAGGTCTCCAGGGCCAGCCCCTTAGCCTGCTGGTTCAGCTCCATGCTCTTCTGTTTCGGTGGAGCAGTGCTGTCTGGGATCATGCTGGCCGAGCCGCCTGTCGCACCTTTGACCAACAGCACCAGTGTTCTGCTTGCTTCGATCATCTG GTACCTAGTGTTCTACTGCCCCATGGACCTGGTGTACTGTTGTGCTGCCCTGCTGCCTCTCAGGCTGGTGCTGTCAGGAATGAAGGAAGTGACCAGGACGTGGAAGGTGGTCGGAGGGGTCACCCAGGCGCACAGCAAATACAAGGACAGTCTGCTGGTTATGATTGCCATCGGGTGGGCCAGAG GTGCTGGAGGTGGTCTGATAAGTAATTTTGAGCAGCTTGTTCGAGGTGTATGGAAACCAGAGACTAATGAGCTCCTCAGAATGTCATA TCCCACCAAGATCACCCTGATAGGGGCGGTGCTGTTCGCTCTGCAGCAGACCCACTACCTGCCTCTCCAGAAGCACCACCTGATGCTCATCTACACCGTCTTTACCGTCGTCAATAAG TCAAGGATGATGCTGACGGGCTCCTCCGCATCGCCATTTGCTGCCGTAGAGTCTGCTATCTACAAGACCCTCTTCACCGGCTCCTCCCCTTACGATGTCCTCACGGGCGAGGTAAAGAAAGCATGTATCGACAATGGCACGAGCGGCACGACGACCTCCACCTCTGCAACCAAAGAGTCCAGTGAGAACGGAGCGGTTTCTCCTGTCAAGGGACAAAGTGGATCGCTCAAAGCCAAAGAAGAGTCAGAGAACGCAGAGGCAACAAGCTGCAAGAAGACTGATTAG